A single Micromonospora luteifusca DNA region contains:
- a CDS encoding lysophospholipid acyltransferase family protein has translation MPELVYPPVIATAKTLFRLLDLKITIEGAHHVPRTGGAVLASNHVSYLDFIFAGLGANASGRLVRFMAKQSVFTHKIGGPLMRGMRHIPVDRQAGAASFRAAVAALKRGEVVGVFPEATISQSFTVKELKSGTVRMARSAKVPVLPVALWGTQRLWTKGRPRTLTRRHTPITVLIGEPINPADFSDPNMLDAELKTRLSALVDRAQREYPDAPAGPDDTWWLPAHLGGSAPTPEEAAALDAADERRATNA, from the coding sequence ATGCCGGAGCTCGTGTACCCGCCCGTTATCGCCACCGCCAAGACGTTGTTCCGTCTTCTCGACCTGAAGATCACTATCGAGGGCGCCCACCACGTACCGCGCACCGGCGGGGCGGTGCTCGCCAGCAACCATGTCAGCTACCTCGACTTCATCTTCGCCGGCCTGGGTGCCAACGCGTCGGGTCGGCTGGTTCGGTTCATGGCCAAGCAGTCGGTCTTCACCCACAAAATCGGCGGGCCGCTGATGCGGGGGATGCGGCACATTCCGGTGGACCGGCAGGCCGGCGCGGCCTCGTTCCGCGCCGCCGTGGCCGCGCTCAAGCGCGGCGAGGTCGTCGGCGTCTTCCCCGAGGCGACGATCAGCCAGTCGTTCACCGTCAAGGAGCTCAAGAGCGGCACGGTCCGGATGGCCCGCTCGGCCAAGGTGCCGGTGTTGCCGGTCGCACTGTGGGGCACCCAGCGGCTCTGGACCAAGGGCCGCCCGCGCACGCTCACCCGCCGGCACACTCCGATCACCGTTCTGATCGGCGAGCCGATCAACCCGGCGGATTTCTCCGACCCGAACATGCTCGACGCCGAGCTGAAAACCCGGCTCAGCGCCCTCGTCGATCGGGCCCAGCGGGAGTACCCGGACGCACCGGCCGGCCCGGACGACACCTGGTGGCTACCCGCGCACCTGGGCGGCAGCGCGCCCACCCCGGAGGAGGCCGCCGCTCTGGACGCCGCCGACGAGCG
- a CDS encoding amylo-alpha-1,6-glucosidase, protein MGQSNTVRILDGNTFVVCEDTGDIEATPSEPTGLFSIDTRFLSTWVLTVNGDRLNSLSYDDLQYFESRFFLVPGMATHYVDAKLSIIRERAVGGSFREQLTILNHDEKPVDLEVRMDAASDFADLFQVKDEILNKKGEIYTEVESDRLRLGYRRGNFQRETVISSSMAPRYDNRGFTYTVHLEPNEQWEAVIDVQTQALGPGGRDLRFGVRVHGTERLALQHDLERWIADAPKVNSEHGRVASTYRRSLIDLAALRFSPLSLGGATLPAAGLPWFMTMFGRDSILTCLQTLPFTPQLSKTTLRILASLQGSRFDDFRDEDPGRILHEMRYGETAAFEEQPHSPYYGSVDATPLFVVLLDEYERWTGDVALVKELEQESRAALRWIDNYADLVGNGYIWYERRNTDTGLENQCWKDSWDSISYSDGTLPPFPRATCEVQGYAYDAKIRAARMAREFWDDPEFADQLEREAAELRARFNRDWWVEDGEYYALALDPDGRQCDILSSNIGHLLWSGIVEPERAEKIARHLVGPRLFSGWGVRTLAEGEARYNPIGYHNGTIWPFDNSFIAWGLRRYGFPEEAATIANGILDAATYFDGRLPEAFGGYPRELTKFPVEYPTACSPQAWSTGTPLLLLRTMLGLEPHEGHLAVEPRLPVGMGRIEVLDIPGRWGRMDAFARGRLDLDNLAD, encoded by the coding sequence ATGGGGCAGAGCAACACGGTCCGGATCCTGGACGGCAACACGTTCGTCGTCTGCGAGGACACCGGTGACATCGAGGCGACTCCGAGCGAGCCGACCGGGCTGTTCTCCATCGACACCCGGTTCCTGTCCACCTGGGTGCTGACCGTCAACGGCGACCGGCTGAACTCGCTCTCCTACGACGACCTGCAGTACTTCGAGTCGCGGTTCTTCCTCGTCCCGGGGATGGCCACCCACTACGTGGACGCGAAGTTGTCGATCATCCGGGAGCGCGCGGTCGGCGGCAGCTTCCGAGAGCAGCTCACCATTCTCAACCACGACGAGAAGCCGGTCGATCTGGAAGTCCGGATGGACGCGGCCTCGGATTTCGCCGACCTGTTCCAGGTCAAGGACGAGATCCTCAACAAGAAGGGCGAGATCTACACCGAGGTCGAATCGGACCGGCTGCGGTTGGGCTATCGCCGGGGCAACTTCCAGCGGGAAACGGTCATCTCCTCGTCGATGGCGCCCCGTTACGACAACAGGGGCTTCACGTACACCGTCCACCTGGAACCCAACGAGCAGTGGGAAGCCGTGATCGACGTCCAGACCCAGGCGCTCGGGCCCGGCGGTCGGGATCTGCGTTTCGGAGTGCGCGTGCACGGCACCGAGCGGCTTGCCCTGCAACACGACCTGGAGCGTTGGATCGCCGACGCTCCGAAGGTCAACAGTGAACATGGCCGGGTGGCCAGCACCTACCGGCGCAGCCTGATCGACCTGGCGGCGCTGCGCTTCTCGCCCCTGTCGCTGGGCGGCGCGACCCTGCCGGCCGCCGGCCTGCCCTGGTTCATGACCATGTTCGGTCGGGACAGCATCCTCACCTGCCTGCAGACGCTGCCGTTCACCCCGCAGTTGTCGAAGACGACGCTACGTATCCTCGCGTCCCTGCAGGGCAGCCGGTTCGACGACTTCCGGGACGAGGACCCGGGGCGGATCCTGCACGAGATGCGCTACGGCGAAACCGCGGCCTTCGAGGAGCAGCCGCACTCGCCGTACTACGGCTCGGTGGACGCGACGCCGCTGTTCGTCGTGCTGCTCGACGAGTACGAGCGGTGGACCGGGGACGTGGCGCTGGTCAAGGAGTTGGAGCAGGAGTCACGGGCGGCGCTGAGGTGGATCGACAACTACGCCGACCTGGTCGGCAACGGCTACATCTGGTACGAGCGGCGCAACACCGACACCGGCCTGGAAAACCAGTGCTGGAAGGACTCCTGGGACTCGATCTCCTACTCCGACGGCACGCTGCCGCCGTTTCCGCGGGCCACCTGCGAGGTGCAGGGGTACGCGTACGACGCGAAGATCCGCGCGGCCCGGATGGCTCGCGAGTTCTGGGACGACCCGGAGTTCGCCGACCAGTTGGAGCGGGAAGCGGCAGAGCTGCGGGCGCGGTTCAACCGGGACTGGTGGGTGGAGGACGGCGAGTACTACGCCCTGGCCCTCGACCCGGACGGCCGCCAGTGCGACATCCTCAGCTCCAACATCGGTCACCTGCTGTGGAGCGGGATCGTCGAACCCGAGCGGGCGGAGAAGATCGCCCGACACCTGGTGGGGCCGCGGCTCTTCTCCGGCTGGGGGGTGCGGACGCTCGCCGAGGGGGAGGCCCGCTACAACCCGATCGGCTACCACAACGGCACGATCTGGCCGTTCGACAACTCGTTCATCGCCTGGGGCCTGCGCCGCTACGGTTTCCCGGAGGAGGCCGCAACCATCGCCAACGGCATCCTGGACGCGGCCACGTACTTCGACGGCCGGTTGCCGGAGGCGTTCGGCGGCTACCCGCGGGAGCTCACCAAGTTCCCGGTGGAGTACCCGACGGCGTGCAGCCCGCAGGCCTGGTCGACCGGTACGCCGCTGCTGCTGCTTCGCACCATGCTCGGTCTGGAACCGCACGAGGGTCACCTGGCGGTCGAGCCACGGCTGCCGGTCGGGATGGGCCGCATCGAGGTGCTGGACATCCCGGGTCGCTGGGGTCGGATGGACGCCTTCGCCCGGGGTCGACTGGACCTGGACAACCTCGCCGACTGA
- a CDS encoding SCP2 sterol-binding domain-containing protein — MVDATTRFFEDLDRRGYEPLLAKTSGTLRIDLHEGAQTRHWLLRIDRGRLNVSQEDQEADTVIGASPVLFDDIAAGREHGLAALLRGDMTVTGDARLVVQVERIFPSSPDARGPRRRFAGGVH, encoded by the coding sequence ATGGTGGACGCGACCACGAGGTTCTTCGAGGATCTGGACCGGCGGGGGTACGAGCCCCTGCTGGCGAAGACCTCCGGGACACTGCGTATCGACCTGCACGAGGGGGCGCAGACCCGGCACTGGCTGCTGAGGATCGACCGCGGCCGGCTGAACGTGAGTCAGGAGGACCAGGAGGCCGACACCGTGATCGGCGCGAGCCCGGTCCTCTTCGACGACATCGCCGCGGGCCGTGAGCACGGCCTGGCTGCGCTGTTGCGCGGGGACATGACCGTGACCGGCGACGCCCGGCTGGTGGTGCAGGTGGAGCGGATCTTCCCGAGTTCCCCGGACGCCCGTGGGCCCCGTCGGCGCTTCGCCGGGGGGGTGCACTGA
- a CDS encoding CBS domain-containing protein — protein MTTVGEFMTTRLVTMDGNETLIAAAQEMRDSAIGDVVVTDGDSVVGIVTDRDITVRGVAENMDPGSTRLSQVTTRDVITVSQYDDVVAAADLMRTYAVRRLPVIDDGRLVGLVSMGDLAVEREPQSVLADISADDPNN, from the coding sequence ATGACAACGGTCGGAGAGTTCATGACGACCCGGTTGGTGACGATGGACGGCAACGAGACGCTCATCGCAGCCGCGCAGGAAATGCGTGACAGTGCGATTGGCGATGTGGTGGTGACCGACGGCGACAGCGTGGTCGGCATCGTCACGGACCGGGATATCACGGTCCGAGGTGTCGCGGAGAACATGGACCCGGGCTCGACCCGGCTGAGCCAGGTCACCACCCGCGACGTGATCACCGTGAGTCAGTACGACGACGTGGTGGCCGCCGCGGACCTGATGCGTACGTATGCCGTACGCCGGCTCCCGGTGATCGACGACGGGCGCCTTGTCGGCCTGGTGTCGATGGGTGACCTCGCCGTCGAGCGCGAACCACAGTCGGTGCTCGCGGACATCAGCGCCGACGACCCGAACAACTGA
- a CDS encoding TMEM175 family protein, translating to MGVDGTSDETPPGGPPLRRETSRLLSFSDGVFAIIITLLVLDLQPPRVERGQLLHALIEQWPAYLAYVSSYLYVAVNWLNHRAAFNRVENSGKALQWYNLGVLFSTALLPFATSVVSQAMRDGDQADQRTGVVVYGLVGVLVSVSWLGLYHYLTRHHDLLDQTVPRRFFPAERARAAIGLLGYALAILVGYLVNPLFALAIFLLLPIFYSLTSSGLYELRRLRHPHG from the coding sequence ATGGGCGTCGACGGGACCAGCGACGAGACCCCACCCGGCGGCCCGCCGCTGCGACGGGAAACCTCCCGTCTGCTGTCGTTCAGCGACGGTGTCTTCGCCATCATCATCACGCTGCTGGTGCTCGACCTGCAGCCACCTCGGGTCGAACGCGGTCAGCTGCTGCACGCACTGATCGAGCAGTGGCCGGCGTACCTCGCCTATGTCTCGTCGTACCTGTACGTGGCGGTGAACTGGCTGAACCACCGAGCGGCCTTCAACCGGGTGGAGAACAGCGGAAAGGCCCTCCAGTGGTACAACCTCGGAGTGCTGTTCAGCACCGCGCTGCTACCGTTCGCGACCTCGGTCGTCTCGCAGGCCATGCGGGACGGCGACCAGGCGGACCAGCGGACCGGCGTGGTCGTCTACGGTCTGGTCGGCGTGCTGGTCTCGGTGAGCTGGCTGGGGCTGTACCACTACCTCACCCGGCATCACGACCTGCTGGACCAGACGGTGCCGCGTCGCTTCTTCCCGGCCGAACGGGCACGGGCCGCGATCGGCCTCCTGGGGTACGCGCTGGCGATCCTCGTCGGATACCTGGTCAACCCGCTGTTCGCACTGGCGATCTTCCTGCTGTTGCCGATCTTCTACTCCCTGACCAGCAGTGGCCTGTACGAGCTGCGGCGCCTGCGGCACCCCCACGGATAG
- a CDS encoding PPOX class F420-dependent oxidoreductase — protein sequence MGRSRPSHLEANVPDDRTQQALTDLVAARSMGVLATIKRDGRPQLSTVVHCFDRDAGLIRVSVTDGRAKTANLRRDPRASFHVASDDGWAYAVVEGRAELTTPAAEPGDETVEELVVLYRALRGEHPDWDEYRQAMVDEGRLVLRLHVERIYGMPPRS from the coding sequence ATGGGACGAAGTCGACCGTCCCACCTGGAGGCAAACGTGCCGGATGACCGTACCCAGCAGGCGTTGACCGACCTGGTCGCCGCGCGTTCGATGGGCGTTCTCGCGACCATCAAGCGGGACGGGCGGCCACAGCTCTCCACCGTGGTCCACTGCTTCGATCGGGACGCGGGTCTGATCCGCGTGTCGGTCACCGACGGCCGGGCCAAGACGGCCAACCTGCGCCGCGACCCGCGGGCCAGCTTCCACGTCGCCAGCGACGACGGCTGGGCGTACGCGGTGGTCGAGGGTCGCGCCGAGCTGACCACCCCGGCCGCCGAACCCGGCGACGAGACCGTCGAGGAACTCGTGGTGCTCTACCGGGCACTGCGCGGCGAACACCCCGACTGGGACGAGTACCGCCAGGCCATGGTCGACGAGGGGCGGCTGGTGCTGCGCCTGCACGTGGAACGGATCTACGGCATGCCGCCCCGGAGCTGA
- a CDS encoding aspartate-semialdehyde dehydrogenase, whose translation MRIGIVGATGQVGGVMRQVLADREFPAEQVRLFASARSAGRTLPWRDGEVIVEDAATADYSELDIVLFSAGKGTAQELAPRVAESGAVVIDNSSAFRMDPLVPLVVAEVNPQAALDRPKGIIANPNCTTMAAMPVLRPLHAEAGLVGLVVSTYQAVSGAGLAGVAELDEQVRKVAEHAAGLAFDGSAVEFPAPRSFAEPIAFNVLPLAGSIVDDGSFETDEEQKLRNESRKILEIPDLLVSGTCVRVPVFTGHSLQINARFARPLTPQRAHELLADAPGVALTNVPTPLQAAGQDPTYVGRIRADETAEYGLALFCSNDNLRKGAALNAVQIAELVAAERR comes from the coding sequence ATGAGGATCGGCATTGTGGGGGCCACCGGCCAGGTCGGTGGCGTGATGCGGCAGGTGCTGGCGGATCGGGAGTTCCCGGCGGAGCAGGTGCGTTTGTTCGCCTCGGCGCGGTCCGCCGGGCGCACACTGCCGTGGCGCGACGGTGAGGTGATCGTCGAGGACGCCGCAACCGCTGACTACTCCGAGCTGGACATCGTGCTCTTCTCGGCCGGTAAGGGCACCGCGCAGGAGCTGGCCCCCCGGGTCGCCGAGTCCGGCGCCGTGGTGATCGACAACTCCTCCGCGTTCCGGATGGACCCGCTGGTGCCGCTGGTCGTCGCCGAGGTCAACCCGCAGGCTGCCCTCGACCGCCCGAAGGGCATCATCGCCAACCCCAACTGCACCACGATGGCCGCGATGCCGGTGCTGCGCCCGCTGCACGCCGAGGCGGGCCTGGTCGGCCTGGTCGTCTCCACGTACCAGGCGGTCTCCGGTGCCGGGCTGGCCGGCGTCGCCGAGCTGGACGAGCAGGTCCGCAAGGTTGCCGAGCACGCCGCCGGGCTGGCCTTCGACGGGTCGGCCGTGGAGTTCCCCGCGCCGCGCTCGTTCGCCGAACCGATCGCCTTCAACGTCCTCCCGCTGGCGGGTTCGATCGTCGACGACGGCTCGTTCGAGACCGACGAGGAACAGAAGCTGCGCAACGAGAGCCGCAAGATCCTCGAGATCCCCGACCTGTTGGTCTCCGGCACCTGCGTCCGGGTGCCGGTCTTCACCGGCCACTCGCTGCAGATCAACGCCCGGTTCGCCCGGCCGCTCACCCCGCAGCGTGCCCACGAGCTGCTGGCCGACGCACCCGGGGTGGCACTGACCAACGTGCCGACGCCGTTGCAGGCCGCCGGGCAGGACCCGACCTACGTGGGACGGATCCGCGCCGACGAAACCGCCGAGTACGGGCTGGCCCTGTTCTGCTCGAACGACAACCTGCGCAAGGGTGCCGCGCTGAACGCGGTGCAGATCGCCGAGTTGGTCGCCGCCGAGCGCCGCTGA
- a CDS encoding M16 family metallopeptidase, with the protein MTLIADRPGPGAARPYRFPPVVRRAVAGGQVVAAHLPGQNLAVALLLLDVGAGQEPLGKEGLSGVLAKALEEGTAQRDAAAYALAVEGLGTALSTGLDWDSFQASVVVPVDRLSAAVELLAEAVRTPRLDPADVRRVRDDEATALRMDWANPGPRADAALRADLFGAQNRWGRPMHGDPESVAGLDVEDVTVFHSEWFLRPGTLIVAGDLDRIDLDALGAAAFAGTGGGPAERGGPIEVPLHTGRRIILVDRPGSVQSTLRLGHPSPYRAHPDHVPMTLAGTVLGGAFTSRLNHLLREVHGYTYGIRGDFASSRRFGRFGVSSGVQTAVTVPALVEAVGEINRTQASGVTEDELAVARSWRAGQLSVELQSPRAIASALTTLVVHDLPDDYHARLRESLLAADVDQVSAAAATHLHPDALTLVVEGDAAIIRDELTAAALGDLLP; encoded by the coding sequence ATGACGTTGATCGCCGACCGTCCCGGCCCGGGTGCCGCCCGCCCGTACCGGTTCCCGCCGGTGGTGCGCCGCGCCGTGGCCGGCGGTCAGGTCGTCGCCGCACACCTGCCCGGGCAGAACCTCGCCGTTGCTCTGCTGCTGCTCGACGTGGGCGCGGGCCAGGAGCCGCTCGGCAAGGAGGGCCTGTCCGGGGTGCTGGCCAAGGCGTTGGAGGAGGGGACCGCACAGCGGGACGCCGCCGCTTACGCGCTCGCCGTCGAAGGGCTCGGCACCGCGTTGTCGACCGGGTTGGACTGGGACTCGTTCCAGGCCAGCGTGGTGGTCCCGGTGGACCGGCTCAGCGCGGCCGTGGAGCTGCTCGCCGAGGCTGTCCGGACGCCCCGGCTGGACCCTGCCGACGTGCGCCGGGTCCGTGACGACGAGGCGACCGCGCTGCGGATGGACTGGGCCAACCCGGGCCCGCGCGCCGACGCCGCGTTGCGCGCGGACCTGTTCGGTGCCCAGAACCGCTGGGGGCGCCCGATGCACGGCGACCCGGAGTCGGTCGCCGGGCTGGACGTGGAGGACGTGACGGTCTTCCACTCCGAGTGGTTCCTGCGCCCCGGCACCCTGATCGTCGCCGGCGACCTGGACCGGATCGACCTGGACGCGCTGGGCGCCGCGGCGTTCGCCGGCACCGGTGGCGGCCCGGCGGAGCGGGGCGGCCCGATCGAGGTGCCGTTGCACACCGGTCGGCGGATTATCCTGGTGGACCGGCCCGGCTCGGTGCAGTCCACGCTGCGGCTGGGCCACCCGTCGCCGTACCGGGCGCACCCCGACCACGTGCCGATGACGCTCGCCGGCACGGTGCTCGGCGGGGCGTTCACCTCCCGGCTCAACCACCTGCTCCGCGAGGTGCACGGCTACACCTACGGCATTCGGGGTGATTTTGCCTCGTCCCGGCGGTTCGGCCGGTTCGGGGTCAGCTCCGGCGTACAGACCGCGGTCACCGTGCCGGCCCTGGTCGAGGCGGTGGGGGAGATCAACCGTACCCAGGCCAGTGGGGTGACCGAGGACGAGCTGGCGGTGGCCCGCTCCTGGCGGGCCGGGCAGCTCTCGGTCGAGTTGCAGAGCCCTCGGGCGATCGCCTCCGCGCTGACCACGCTGGTGGTGCACGACCTGCCGGACGACTACCACGCCCGGTTGCGTGAGTCGCTGCTCGCCGCCGACGTGGACCAGGTCTCCGCGGCGGCGGCCACCCACCTGCATCCGGACGCGCTGACCCTGGTCGTGGAGGGCGACGCCGCCATCATCCGCGACGAACTAACAGCAGCCGCCCTAGGCGACCTCCTCCCCTGA
- a CDS encoding M16 family metallopeptidase — MPESGYPWPIETSRLDNGLRVVVSEDRTAPAVAVNLWYDVGSRHEPAGQTGFAHLFEHLMFEGSVNVAKTEHMKLIQGSGGSLNATTNPDRTNYFETVPAEHLELALWLEADRMGGLVPALTQETLDNQRDVVKNERRQRYENVPYGDAWLRLLPLLYPQGHPYHHPTIGSMADLNAADLATFQSFHQTYYAPNNAVLTVVGDATASDVFALADKYFGALPARDDISSAPDGRSVPATGQTAVESVSADVPAPRVYVAHRTYPYGSPGYNVATVLATVLGSGRGSRLYQRLADGERIAQPDLVGAYGVDLAHAPAPLIATATARAGVSAERLAEGLAEVVDELATVPVTAAELDRAKAMLSTGWWRQLSTVDGRADLLGRYATQFGDPARVVDQLPALLAVTAEQIAEAAADVLATDRVILTYLPEETS; from the coding sequence ATGCCCGAAAGCGGTTACCCCTGGCCCATCGAGACGTCCCGACTGGACAACGGCCTGCGCGTGGTGGTGAGTGAAGACCGCACCGCGCCGGCCGTGGCCGTCAACCTCTGGTACGACGTTGGTTCCCGGCACGAACCGGCCGGGCAGACCGGCTTCGCCCACCTCTTCGAACACCTGATGTTCGAGGGCTCGGTGAACGTGGCGAAGACCGAGCACATGAAACTGATCCAGGGCTCCGGCGGCTCGCTGAACGCCACGACCAACCCGGACCGGACCAACTACTTCGAGACGGTCCCGGCCGAGCACCTGGAGTTGGCGCTCTGGTTGGAGGCCGACCGGATGGGCGGCCTGGTCCCCGCGCTCACGCAGGAGACGCTGGACAACCAACGGGACGTGGTCAAGAACGAGCGCCGGCAACGCTACGAGAACGTCCCGTACGGGGACGCCTGGCTGCGCCTGTTGCCGCTGCTCTACCCGCAGGGACATCCGTACCATCACCCGACGATCGGCTCGATGGCTGACCTGAACGCCGCCGACCTCGCCACCTTCCAGTCGTTCCACCAGACCTACTACGCGCCCAACAACGCGGTGCTCACCGTTGTCGGCGATGCCACCGCCTCCGACGTGTTCGCGCTGGCCGACAAGTACTTCGGCGCGCTGCCCGCACGCGATGACATTTCCTCCGCCCCGGACGGCCGCAGCGTGCCGGCGACCGGGCAGACGGCCGTCGAGTCGGTCAGCGCCGACGTGCCGGCACCGCGGGTGTACGTCGCCCACCGCACCTACCCGTACGGCAGCCCGGGCTACAACGTGGCCACCGTTCTCGCCACCGTCCTCGGCAGCGGCCGGGGCAGCCGGCTCTACCAGCGGCTCGCCGACGGTGAACGGATCGCCCAGCCGGACCTGGTCGGGGCGTACGGGGTGGACCTCGCGCACGCCCCGGCACCGCTGATCGCCACCGCCACCGCCCGCGCCGGAGTGAGCGCCGAGCGGCTGGCCGAAGGGCTGGCCGAGGTCGTCGACGAGCTGGCCACCGTGCCGGTCACCGCCGCCGAGCTGGACCGGGCCAAGGCCATGCTCAGCACCGGGTGGTGGCGTCAGCTGTCCACGGTGGACGGCCGTGCCGATCTGCTCGGCCGGTACGCCACGCAGTTCGGCGACCCGGCCCGTGTCGTGGACCAGTTGCCGGCCCTGCTCGCGGTCACCGCCGAGCAGATCGCCGAGGCCGCCGCCGATGTGCTCGCCACCGACCGGGTGATCCTGACCTACCTGCCCGAGGAGACCTCATGA
- a CDS encoding phosphodiesterase has translation MTVNPPPSRAATAVERASAALSRRRRGRLLHPAGRSFVGETVIWGTPGPPTGVGLLDDPGRYRATVRLSKGTPTPGSWPDVLGLAVRLHRDADRPFDLLVSSSGAAPVLRNLPLPRRCFTGTYSTIMCYRAGPRRLWLAALADPDSVDLGCSLATVAAATRTDTPRLVLAIASAVGPWRPVGQVSIGAQLGAAEDAALAFDPVRNLPPELRLAGPLAWLREQTYRGSRRARRSTAQSGGSTAATV, from the coding sequence ATGACCGTCAACCCGCCCCCGTCCCGGGCCGCCACCGCCGTCGAACGTGCCAGCGCCGCGCTCAGCCGGCGGCGCCGCGGCCGGTTGCTGCATCCGGCCGGTCGCTCGTTCGTCGGCGAGACGGTGATCTGGGGTACGCCCGGACCACCCACCGGGGTCGGTCTGCTGGACGACCCCGGTCGGTACCGGGCCACCGTCCGCCTCTCCAAGGGCACGCCCACGCCCGGCAGTTGGCCAGACGTGCTGGGCCTCGCGGTGCGCCTGCACCGTGACGCCGACCGACCGTTCGACCTGCTGGTCAGCTCCAGCGGCGCGGCCCCGGTGCTGCGGAACCTGCCGCTGCCCCGGCGCTGCTTCACCGGGACGTACAGCACGATCATGTGCTACCGCGCGGGCCCGCGCCGACTGTGGTTGGCCGCGCTGGCCGACCCCGACTCGGTCGACCTCGGTTGCAGCCTGGCCACGGTGGCCGCCGCGACCCGGACGGACACGCCGCGCCTGGTGCTCGCGATCGCGTCCGCCGTGGGGCCGTGGCGGCCGGTCGGGCAGGTCAGCATCGGCGCCCAGCTCGGTGCGGCGGAGGACGCCGCGCTCGCCTTCGACCCGGTGCGCAACCTGCCACCCGAGCTACGGCTGGCAGGTCCGCTGGCCTGGCTGCGGGAGCAGACCTACCGGGGGTCCCGCCGGGCACGCCGGTCGACCGCTCAGTCCGGCGGCTCGACCGCGGCCACCGTCTGA
- a CDS encoding 3-deoxy-7-phosphoheptulonate synthase, with protein sequence MPTVTTPETDRVSDQRIDRVVPLTTPALLHHELPLDAPLASSVLSGRREVGRVLDREDDRLLVVVGPCSVHDPAAALDYAQRLRSTADRLADDLLIVMRVYFEKPRSTVGWKGLINDPGLDGSGDVNTGLRLARALLLDVLRVGLPVGCEFLDPITPQYIADTVAWGAIGARTVESQVHRQLASGLSMPIGMKNRPDGSIGTAVDAIRAAGVPHVFPGIDFSGTPAIMHTRGNTDGHLVLRGGGGRPNYDAQSVGGALDLLRAAGLPERLVIDASHANSGKDHRNQPLVAADVAAQLAAGQRGITGVMLESFLLPGRQDLDPTRELEYGRSVTDACLGWDDTAEVLDHLASAVKARRATLPTTV encoded by the coding sequence ATGCCCACCGTGACGACCCCGGAGACCGATCGGGTCAGTGATCAGCGGATCGACCGTGTCGTGCCGCTGACCACGCCCGCCCTCCTGCACCACGAGTTGCCCCTGGACGCCCCGCTCGCCTCGTCCGTGCTCAGCGGCCGCCGCGAGGTGGGTCGCGTGCTGGACCGCGAGGACGACCGCCTGCTGGTGGTTGTCGGCCCCTGCTCGGTCCATGATCCGGCCGCCGCACTCGACTACGCCCAGCGGCTGCGCTCCACCGCGGACCGGCTCGCCGATGACCTGCTGATCGTCATGCGGGTCTACTTCGAGAAGCCGCGCTCCACTGTCGGCTGGAAGGGTCTGATCAACGACCCGGGCCTGGACGGCAGCGGGGACGTCAACACCGGCCTGCGGCTGGCCCGGGCGCTGCTGCTCGACGTGCTCCGCGTCGGCCTGCCGGTGGGCTGTGAGTTCCTCGACCCGATCACCCCGCAGTACATCGCGGACACGGTGGCCTGGGGCGCGATCGGCGCCCGCACCGTGGAGAGCCAGGTGCACCGCCAGCTCGCCTCCGGCCTGTCCATGCCGATCGGCATGAAGAACCGCCCGGACGGCAGCATCGGCACGGCGGTGGACGCGATCCGCGCCGCCGGGGTGCCGCACGTCTTCCCCGGCATCGACTTCTCCGGCACCCCGGCGATCATGCACACCCGGGGCAACACGGACGGTCACCTGGTGCTGCGCGGCGGGGGCGGTCGGCCCAATTACGACGCGCAGTCGGTTGGCGGTGCACTCGACCTGCTCCGCGCGGCCGGGTTGCCGGAGCGGCTGGTGATCGACGCCAGTCACGCCAACAGCGGCAAGGACCACCGCAACCAGCCGCTGGTCGCCGCCGACGTGGCCGCCCAGCTGGCTGCCGGCCAGCGCGGGATCACCGGCGTGATGCTGGAGTCGTTCCTGCTGCCCGGTCGGCAGGACCTCGACCCGACCCGGGAGCTGGAGTACGGCCGGTCGGTCACCGACGCCTGCCTCGGCTGGGACGACACCGCCGAGGTGCTCGACCACCTGGCGTCCGCGGTGAAGGCTCGCCGGGCCACCCTGCCAACGACGGTGTGA